The Vannielia litorea nucleotide sequence CGTGCCGGGCCGGGTCTGCCTTGAAGCTGGGGCAGTTGATCACGGTGTACTCGGGCACGAAGCTGTCGAGCTCCTCGCGGGCCGGGCGGCGCAGCATGTGGCGGATGAAGAGCGAGTGCCAGGCCAGCTCGGTGACCATGCGCACGTCGAGCCGCTGGGCCGGATCGGCCCCGCCGAAGAGATCCTGCACGAAGTAGTCGCGGCCCTTCATGTGCTCGAGCATGTCGGCGTGGAGCGCATCGAAGCCGGCCTCCGACATCGGGCGGTTGTTGTCCCACCAGATGGTGTTTTCGGTCGCCGCGGAGCGGACCACGTGCTTGTCCTTGGGAGACCGGCCGGTGAACTTGCCGGTGGTGCACAGAAACGCGCCGCCGATCCCCAGCTCACCCTCACCGCGCTTGATGGCCTCTTCGACGAGGACCGGCTCGATGAGGTTGTAATAGACGTTACCCAGGCCGTTAATTCCTTGATCTTCCAGGCGTTTGGCGGGGTTGACGCGTCCGATGGTCATCGCTGTTCCTTGCTCCTGAGGCAGGCTTCGATCTGGCTTTGGCTCCCGTCCGAGCGGGGCAGGAGCACCTCCCCGACCCGGGGGAAGTTCCGCCCCTATAACATGTCGTTTTTGCAATGAAACCGGCGCAGGCGCGGCGTTAGCGCAACCACCGGCAGTTTAACGCAAACATCCGCCCAGCGGAACGGATCGTGGCGGTGCAGTGATGCAAATTAGCCATTCGTTGGCACTTTTGCGGTTTAAATCATCCCGCGGGCCTGCGCGATTCGCACTTAGTGGTTGATTCCAAAGGTCCGATTCGGGATGTTGAGGCAAAATAAGGCCAACGAGCAGTAACAATAAGGAATGCAGGCATGTCGAGAATTGCCCTGGTCGACGACGACCGTAATATCCTGACGTCGGTTTCGATGACTCTGGAGGCCGAGGGCTTCGAGGTCGAGACCTACAACGACGGACAGACCGCGCTGGATGCCTTCAACAAGAAGCTGCCCGACATGGCGGTGCTCGACATCAAGATGCCCCGCATGGACGGGATGGACCTGCTGCAGCGGCTTCGCCAGAAAACCACCATGCCGGTGATCTTTCTCACCTCCAAGGACGACGAGATCGACGAGGTCCTGGGCCTGCGCATGGGCGCCGACGACTACGTGAAGAAGCCGTTCAGCCAGCGCCTGCTGGTGGAGCGCATCCGCGCGCTGCTGCGCCGGCAGGAAGTGATCGCCGGCGACGGCCCGACCGAGGCGGAGACCGCCCAGGTGATGGTGCGCGGCGAGCTGGTCATGGACCCGCTGCGCCACTCGGTGAGCTGGAAGGGCATGGACGTGTCGCTGACGGTGACCGAGTTCCTGCTGCTCCAGGCCCTCGCCCAGCGCCCCGGCTTCGTGAAGAGCCGCGACCAGCTCATGGACGTGGCCTATGACGACCAGGTCTACGTGGACGACCGCACCATCGACAGCCACATCAAGCGCCTGCGCAAGAAGATGCGGTCGGTCGACGACGAGTTCTCGGCGATCGAAACCCTCTACGGCATCGGGTATCGCTACAACGAAGAGTGAGGCGACGCGGTCAGGAGGCGGCCCCCGTGCGGGACACAAGCCAGAGATACGAGGCCGATGTCGTTCTCGGTGAGGACTGGGAAAGCCCCCAGCACGCCGATCACGCCATGCGCGAAAACCGGGCGCGTCGGGGTTTCCTGACGCTCAACCGGTCGCCGCTTGCCCGCAAGATCATCACCTTCAACCTGCTCGGCCTGCTGCTGCTGGTCGCAGGCGTGTTCTACCTCAACCCGTTCCGCGACAGCCTGGCGCTGCAGCGGGAAGCCGGGCTTCAGGCCGAGGCGCAGCTCATCGCCGATGTCTTCGAGGTGCAGCTGACCGGCGCGCCCGTGGCGCTCGACGCCAGCGGCGTGGATGTGCAGTCGGTCGTGGACGGGCTCGACCTGTCGTCGGGCGTGGAGGTCTTTGTCTTCGGGCAGGAGGAGACGATCCTCGGCTCCACTCTGGGCCGCGAGGCCGAGAGCGCGGTGACCCAGGCGCAGAAGGAGCGCCGCACCGTCATCACCGATTTCCTCAACGCGATCTGGGAGGGCATGTCTTCGATCTTCTCGTCGCAGCGCGCCGACATTCCCGACGTGGACGCGGAGGGGCTGGCCCGCGCCATGGTGGCCGATGCCGCCACCGGCCGGACCACGGTGCGGACCGGCTCCAACGCGGCGGGCGGCACGATCTTTTCGGTCGCCACGCCGGTGATTGCCGGCAACCAGGTGGTGGGCGTGGTGGCGATCACCTCGGCCCGGGGCGAGATCGACACGCTGGTGCGCTCGGAGCGCGAGCAGGTGCTGCAGATGTTCGTCATCGCCATCCTCGTCTCCATCGGCCTGTCTCTGCTGCTGGCCTCGACCATCGCCAACCCGATCGCCGACCTCGCCTCGGCCGCCGAGATCGGCCGCGAGCGCGGCGGGCAGAAAATGAGCCCCAACCGGGTGCGCATCCCCGACCTCACCGGCCGGCCCGACGAGATTGGCCGTCTCTCAGGCGCGCTGCGCGGCATGGTGGCGGCGCTATACGACCGGATCGACGCCAACGAGCAATTCGCCGCGGACGTCAGCCACGAGATCAAGAACCCGCTGGCCAGCCTGCGCTCTGCCGTCAGCTCGCTGCGGGTCGCCAAGCGCGACGACCAGCGCGCCAAGCTGCTCGACGTCATCGAGCATGACGTGCGCCGCCTCGACCGGCTGGTCAGCGACATCTCCAACGCCTCCCGGCTCGACAGCGAGCTGGTGAAGGAGGAGGAAGACAACTTCGACCTGCTGCGGATGCTGGGCAACCTCACCGAGTATCTCGGCGGCGAGGCGCAGCGGAAGGGCGTGGAGTTCATCACCGACGTGCCGAAGCAGCCGATCCGGATCACCGGGCTGGAGGCGCGGCTGGCGCAGGTCTTCGTGAACCTGATCACCAACGCACTCTCGTTCTGCGAGGAGGGCGACGCGGTGCGCGTCTGGGTGCGCCGCCGCGAGAACCGCGTGCTGGTGGTGGTTGAGGACACCGGCCCCGGCATCCCCGAGCAGGCGCTGACCAAGGTGTTCAACCGTTTCTACTCCGAGCGGCCCGAGGGGCAGTTTGGCGACCACTCCGGCCTCGGCCTTGCGATCTCCAAGCAGATCGTCGAGGCCCATGGCGGCGTGATCTGGGCCGAGAACATCCGGCCCACCCATGACG carries:
- a CDS encoding response regulator transcription factor — protein: MSRIALVDDDRNILTSVSMTLEAEGFEVETYNDGQTALDAFNKKLPDMAVLDIKMPRMDGMDLLQRLRQKTTMPVIFLTSKDDEIDEVLGLRMGADDYVKKPFSQRLLVERIRALLRRQEVIAGDGPTEAETAQVMVRGELVMDPLRHSVSWKGMDVSLTVTEFLLLQALAQRPGFVKSRDQLMDVAYDDQVYVDDRTIDSHIKRLRKKMRSVDDEFSAIETLYGIGYRYNEE
- a CDS encoding sensor histidine kinase; the protein is MRENRARRGFLTLNRSPLARKIITFNLLGLLLLVAGVFYLNPFRDSLALQREAGLQAEAQLIADVFEVQLTGAPVALDASGVDVQSVVDGLDLSSGVEVFVFGQEETILGSTLGREAESAVTQAQKERRTVITDFLNAIWEGMSSIFSSQRADIPDVDAEGLARAMVADAATGRTTVRTGSNAAGGTIFSVATPVIAGNQVVGVVAITSARGEIDTLVRSEREQVLQMFVIAILVSIGLSLLLASTIANPIADLASAAEIGRERGGQKMSPNRVRIPDLTGRPDEIGRLSGALRGMVAALYDRIDANEQFAADVSHEIKNPLASLRSAVSSLRVAKRDDQRAKLLDVIEHDVRRLDRLVSDISNASRLDSELVKEEEDNFDLLRMLGNLTEYLGGEAQRKGVEFITDVPKQPIRITGLEARLAQVFVNLITNALSFCEEGDAVRVWVRRRENRVLVVVEDTGPGIPEQALTKVFNRFYSERPEGQFGDHSGLGLAISKQIVEAHGGVIWAENIRPTHDDITSEPLGARFVVGLPV